Proteins encoded by one window of Lycium barbarum isolate Lr01 chromosome 11, ASM1917538v2, whole genome shotgun sequence:
- the LOC132620114 gene encoding toMV susceptible protein tm-2-like, translated as MAESAKLRDNLIQLLDEHSNLIAVAKKDISHLLELLRKDIRMIVHRAEDAIDKFLVKAMLRQEINAAAKLFYFANRIASRRSYFIEEIRDIIVRMEEIKQNNQVDLSPSLVDLVPSNEEELQDPFLEDDEVCGFEEKAQQLIKQLLEGSNDTGYVSIVGMPGLGKTTLAKIIYNNVQISENFDCKIWVYVGKSDKMKDVCLNILKWFSESIKEYQDKNEDELAKVIFDFLTERKRCLIVLDDVWHPTVVSFVEPFSKNKKGDRIMITTRSQTVAQYANINPYNMKFLTSEESIRLLERRTFGFRSCPDELLGHVKSIAEKCNGVPLAITVIARALRGRRNKKDWKRVEKNVLQHLLNKNDPKSCLKFVEMNYDYLPEEKKACFLYCATFPRASDIPAWKLILLWIAEGLIKSQAEFSLEETAAFYLNDLALRNLVLVKKRSADGQIKTCRVHDMLHEFCKMEAASESLFQECLEVLKLKDNAFMGMLWKPKRGGFSHLEVLWIEKADFIYWKASDRHFPMLRHLVLISCDTLRAVPYAFANISNLQEMWLKNTINAINSAEKIECKKQETQAPDGTAFKLIRVLPENDPNAAQ; from the exons ATGGCAGAGAGTGCAAAGCTTAGAGATAACCTCATTCAGCTACTGGATGAACATTCAAATCTGATTGCAGTTGCAAAGAAAGACATTTCACATCTACTGGAACTA TTGCGCAAGGATATCCGAATGATTGTGCACAGAGCTGAGGATGCCATTGATAAGTTTCTAGTCAAAGCAATGTTGCGCCAAGAAATAAACGCAGCTGCAAAATTGTTCTATTTTGCCAATCGCATTGCTTCTAGGAGGAGTTATTTCATAGAAGAGATTCGAGACATCATTGTGAGGATGGAGGAAATTAAGCAAAACAATCAGGTAGACCTTTCGCCCAGCCTAGTAGATCTGGTTCCATCAAATGAAGAGGAACTGCAG GATCCTTTCTTGGAAGATGATGAAGTGTGCGGCTTTGAGGAGAAAGCGCAACAACTGATCAAGCAACTTCTTGAGGGATCAAAtgatacaggttatgtttctattgtGGGTATGCCTGGACTCGGAAAAACAACCCTCgcaaagataatctataacaatgttcAAATTTCAGAAAATTTTGACTGCAAAATTTGGGTTTATGTGGGCAAGTCAGACAAAATGAAGGATGTTTGTCTTAATATTCTTAAATGGTTCTCGGAGAGCATTAAAGAATATCAAGATAAGAATGAGGACGAATTGGCCAAGGTAATCTTTGATTTTTTGACTGAACGAAAGAGATGTCTCATTGTCCTGGACGACGTGTGGCATCCGACCGTTGTGTCTTTTGTGGAACCATTCAGTAAAAACAAGAAGGGTGACCGAATCATGATCACCACTCGTTCTCAGACAGTGGCTCAATATGCCAATATAAATCCTTACAATATGAAATTTCTTACTTCTGAGGAAAGTATTCGGTTGTTGGAAAGGAGGACTTTCGGCTTTAGAAGCTGTCCTGATGAATTATTAGGACATGTAAAAAGCATTGCAGAAAAATGTAATGGAGTACCACTTGCAATTACGGTAATCGCACGAGCTTTAAGAGGTCGAAGGAACAAAAAGGACTGGAAAAGAGTTGAGAAAAATGTATTGCAGCACCTCTTAAATAAAAATGACCCTAAAAGCTGCTTGAAATTTGTGGAAATGAATTACGACTATTTGCCCGAAGAAAAGAAGGCTTGCTTCTTATATTGTGCCACCTTTCCTAGAGCTTCTGACATACCGGCGTGGAaattgattctcttgtggattgCTGAAGGGCTAATAAAGTCCCAAGCCGAATTTAGTCTCGAGGAGACAGCAGCTTTTTATTTGAATGATCTTGCCCTTAGGAATTTGGTTTTGGTGAAGAAAAGGAGTGCTGATGGTCAAATAAAGACATGCCGTGTTCACGACATGTTGCACGAGTTCTGCAAGATGGAGGCTGCTAGTGAATCTCTTTTTCAAGAA TGCCTTGAGGTCCTAAAATTGAAAGATAATGCATTCATGGGAATGTTATGGAAGCCGAAGAGAGGAGGATTTAGCCACCTTGAGGTCTTGTGGATTGAGAAGGCAGACTTCATTTATTGGAAGGCTTCAGATCGTCACTTCCCAATGCTTAGGCACCTTGTTCTTATCTCATGTGATACGCTTCGGGCTGTGCCATATGCGTTTGCTAATATAAGTAACCTTCAAGAGATGTGGCTGAAGAACACAATCAACGCAATCAACTCTGCAGAAAAAATAGAATGCAAGAAACAAGAGACGCAAGCTCCAGATGGAACTGCATTCAAGCTCATCAGAGTCCTTCCTGAAAATGATCCCAACGCCGCACAGTGA